One Sandaracinaceae bacterium genomic window carries:
- a CDS encoding glycosyltransferase family 4 protein codes for MRIAYLVNQYPKVSHTFIRREIQALEALGVEVVRYSVRRVEEPLKDPADLAEQEKTRVVLDGGPQGLAAAIAKQSAKRPAAFARASTLAAKVGYGSERGLAIHGAYLGEACVLMDWMEADGVEHVHAHFGTNSTTVAMLVEALGGPSYSFHVHGPEEFDKPDAISLGLKIERAKFVCAISSFCRSQLYRRVSYDHWSKIQIVRCGVETSFLEGDGRPFPTAPRLVSVGRLNEQKGQILLVEALGRLAKEGVDFQLVLVGDGEMRPQIEAALRQHGIEDRVTITGWAGGDRVREEILSARAMVLPSFAEGLPVVIMEALGLERPVLSTYVAGIPELVTPDNGWLIPAGSVDAIAEGVREVLDTPPERLADMGARGRAAVLERHDVSVTGAALHALLEQYLA; via the coding sequence ATGCGCATCGCCTACCTCGTCAATCAGTACCCCAAGGTCAGCCACACCTTCATTCGCCGCGAGATCCAGGCGCTCGAGGCGCTCGGCGTGGAGGTCGTCCGCTACTCCGTGCGCCGGGTGGAGGAGCCGCTGAAGGATCCGGCGGATCTCGCCGAGCAGGAGAAGACACGCGTGGTGCTGGACGGGGGCCCGCAGGGGCTCGCCGCCGCCATCGCCAAGCAGTCGGCCAAGCGGCCGGCCGCCTTCGCGCGCGCGTCGACGCTCGCGGCCAAGGTGGGCTACGGCTCCGAGCGCGGCCTCGCGATCCACGGCGCCTACCTCGGCGAGGCGTGCGTGCTGATGGACTGGATGGAGGCGGACGGCGTCGAGCACGTGCACGCGCACTTCGGCACCAACTCGACCACCGTGGCCATGCTGGTCGAGGCGCTGGGTGGGCCGTCCTACAGCTTCCACGTGCACGGGCCCGAGGAGTTCGACAAGCCCGACGCCATCAGCCTGGGCCTCAAGATCGAGCGCGCGAAGTTCGTGTGCGCCATCAGCAGCTTCTGTCGCAGTCAGCTCTACCGACGGGTGAGCTACGACCACTGGAGCAAGATCCAGATCGTGCGGTGCGGTGTGGAGACGAGCTTCCTCGAGGGCGACGGCCGCCCGTTCCCCACCGCGCCGCGGCTGGTGAGCGTCGGGCGGCTGAACGAGCAGAAGGGGCAGATCCTCCTCGTGGAGGCGCTCGGGCGGCTCGCGAAGGAGGGCGTGGACTTCCAGCTCGTCCTCGTGGGCGACGGCGAGATGCGCCCGCAGATCGAGGCCGCGCTCCGCCAGCACGGCATCGAGGATCGCGTGACGATCACGGGCTGGGCCGGCGGAGACCGCGTGCGCGAGGAGATCCTCTCCGCCCGCGCGATGGTGCTCCCCAGCTTCGCCGAGGGCCTGCCGGTCGTGATCATGGAGGCGCTCGGCCTCGAGCGTCCGGTGCTGTCGACCTACGTGGCCGGCATCCCGGAGCTCGTCACGCCCGACAACGGCTGGCTCATCCCCGCGGGCAGCGTCGACGCCATCGCCGAGGGCGTCCGGGAGGTGCTCGACACCCCGCCCGAGCGCCTCGCCGACATGGGCGCGCGCGGCCGGGCCGCGGTGCTCGAGCGCCACGACGTGAGCGTGACCGGCGCGGCGCTGCACGCCTTGCTCGAGCAGTACCTCGCCTGA
- a CDS encoding medium chain dehydrogenase/reductase family protein has product MPDTAHQPAHHAPTADAAPHQRVVLEAFGGPDGFTLREEEAPPEPGPGEVRIRVEAASVQFTDVIIRKGEYIDLKAKPPLVPGYDCVGRVEAVGPGVTQLSVGDRVADMTMIGSYATHRLLDATRCVPVSEGVDAAEAVSLVLSWMTAYQLLHRHAKVQAGQTVLIHGAAGAVGQALLRLGQLHGLEMFGTCRAEHADLVASFGATPIDYREEDFTEVLADGVDVVFDGIGEEGFARSWRVVKRGGTLAAFGFSAGIQAGAPFAKIGYWFLRLFFWNLWPNGKRAAFYGITDTREAHPEWFREDLSTLLSMLEEGTLAPRIEARIGLGDVAEAHRRLEAGGLDGKLVIVPG; this is encoded by the coding sequence ATGCCCGACACCGCTCATCAGCCCGCCCATCACGCCCCCACCGCGGACGCCGCCCCCCATCAGCGCGTCGTGCTCGAGGCCTTCGGAGGCCCGGATGGCTTCACCCTGCGCGAGGAGGAGGCCCCGCCCGAGCCCGGCCCCGGAGAGGTCCGCATCCGCGTGGAGGCGGCCAGCGTGCAGTTCACCGACGTCATCATCCGCAAGGGCGAGTACATCGACCTGAAGGCGAAGCCGCCTCTCGTCCCCGGCTACGACTGCGTGGGCCGCGTCGAGGCGGTCGGGCCCGGCGTGACGCAGCTCTCGGTCGGCGACCGAGTCGCGGACATGACCATGATCGGCAGCTACGCGACGCACCGCCTGCTCGACGCGACCCGCTGCGTGCCGGTGTCAGAGGGCGTCGACGCGGCGGAGGCGGTCTCGCTCGTGCTGAGCTGGATGACCGCCTACCAGCTGCTCCACCGGCACGCGAAGGTGCAGGCGGGTCAGACGGTCCTGATTCACGGCGCGGCCGGCGCGGTCGGCCAGGCGCTCCTGCGCCTCGGCCAGCTGCACGGGCTCGAGATGTTCGGCACGTGCCGGGCCGAGCACGCGGACCTGGTCGCCTCGTTCGGCGCGACCCCGATCGACTATCGTGAGGAGGACTTCACCGAGGTCCTCGCGGACGGCGTCGACGTGGTCTTCGACGGCATCGGCGAGGAGGGCTTCGCGCGCTCGTGGCGCGTGGTGAAGAGGGGCGGCACGCTCGCCGCGTTCGGCTTCAGCGCGGGCATCCAGGCCGGCGCGCCGTTCGCCAAGATCGGCTACTGGTTCTTGCGGCTCTTCTTCTGGAACCTCTGGCCCAACGGCAAGCGCGCGGCGTTCTACGGCATCACCGACACGCGCGAGGCGCACCCCGAGTGGTTCCGCGAGGACCTGTCCACGCTGCTCTCGATGCTCGAGGAGGGCACGCTGGCGCCGCGGATCGAGGCGCGCATCGGCCTCGGGGACGTGGCGGAGGCGCACCGACGCCTCGAGGCGGGCGGGCTGGACGGCAAGCTCGTCATCGTGCCCGGATGA
- a CDS encoding LysR family transcriptional regulator gives MASELDFRWDDLRLFLAAYRTRSLTQAARRLGLNQSTTSRRLAAFEETLGARLFDRTPEGLVPAELAERLLGPAEQAEAATHEAARVVASGEAAVEGEVRVAVTEGVSYYVLAPAMARLRETHPGVRVTFVISVGVADLTRREADLAIRFARPSRGDLVHKRLWSGEYALFGSPAFAARLGPGPHAIRGLDFVGWDDQTQASIPEARWEAKAGVRCVVRASSVTTRIALAQAGCGAIALARSWGRTLPGLVELESERVEMTADVWLVTHRALRDVPRVRAVWDFIEAVLGELVAPDEET, from the coding sequence ATGGCCTCCGAGCTCGACTTCCGCTGGGACGACCTGCGGCTCTTCCTCGCCGCCTACCGGACCCGAAGCCTCACCCAGGCCGCGCGGCGGCTCGGCCTGAATCAGTCGACGACCAGCCGCCGGCTCGCCGCGTTCGAGGAGACGCTCGGGGCCCGGCTCTTCGACCGCACGCCGGAGGGGCTCGTGCCGGCCGAGCTGGCCGAGCGCCTCCTCGGCCCCGCGGAGCAGGCGGAGGCGGCCACGCACGAGGCGGCGCGCGTGGTCGCCTCGGGCGAGGCGGCGGTGGAGGGCGAGGTCCGCGTCGCGGTCACGGAGGGCGTGAGCTACTACGTGCTGGCGCCCGCGATGGCGCGCCTGCGGGAGACCCACCCCGGCGTCCGCGTCACCTTCGTGATCAGCGTCGGCGTGGCGGACCTGACGCGCCGCGAAGCCGACCTCGCGATCCGCTTCGCTCGCCCATCCCGAGGCGACCTCGTGCACAAGCGCCTGTGGTCGGGCGAGTACGCGCTCTTCGGCTCGCCGGCCTTCGCGGCGCGGCTCGGCCCGGGGCCCCACGCCATCCGGGGCCTCGACTTCGTGGGCTGGGACGACCAGACCCAGGCGAGCATCCCCGAGGCGCGCTGGGAGGCGAAGGCCGGCGTGCGGTGCGTGGTCCGCGCCAGCTCGGTCACGACCCGCATCGCCCTTGCGCAGGCCGGCTGCGGCGCCATCGCGCTCGCCCGCTCGTGGGGCCGCACCCTCCCGGGCCTGGTCGAGCTCGAGTCAGAGCGGGTGGAGATGACGGCCGACGTCTGGCTCGTCACCCACCGCGCCCTCCGCGACGTCCCCCGCGTCCGCGCCGTCTGGGACTTCATCGAGGCCGTCCTGGGGGAGCTCGTGGCGCCCGACGAGGAGACCTGA
- a CDS encoding DNRLRE domain-containing protein encodes MTRLSAPTAYTVLALFGLFALSGCDDAPGMCPDGDDSCNADAGAEPDGGPGPEVDCAGAPGGSATVDMCGVCDDDPANDCAMDCAGEWGGDAIADMCGVCDDDPTNDCVDDCAGVLDGDAAVDDCGRCAGGSTGLTACVVSDFDPVADATIRADMPGANFGSEAELLVEGDQVWTLLRFDLTALVEDSVIDSATLHVHGFAGDVGGGAGEVRVFAANESDGGTVDEWQEDTVAWMGRPGRGRELGRFTYDGTAPADIELAGDGLTAEIQREVFTDNRLLTLIFVSDMSSSRYRAREHDAAEERPRLVVGAHRGTVVELEAGADTHVDETMPDAVYGSSEALRVFPDSLGPAERRVFLRFDLSGLDTSAAVAQAELQLMAFEGYAFGGDGRVYTHFVPDDAWDEATVSWSTQPEIDGENLGWWWIWYDGTPRDAAVSNGAPALTQRVQAELSGDAAISLRLHSPGYRTEYRAREFADAAVRPRLRVLLDLPPG; translated from the coding sequence ATGACGAGGCTTTCGGCTCCGACCGCGTACACGGTCTTGGCTCTGTTCGGTCTCTTCGCTCTCTCTGGCTGTGACGACGCGCCGGGCATGTGCCCGGACGGCGACGACAGCTGCAACGCCGACGCGGGCGCCGAGCCCGACGGCGGACCCGGCCCCGAGGTGGACTGCGCCGGCGCGCCCGGCGGCAGCGCCACGGTCGACATGTGTGGCGTCTGTGACGACGATCCCGCCAACGACTGCGCGATGGACTGCGCCGGCGAGTGGGGCGGGGACGCCATCGCCGACATGTGCGGCGTCTGCGACGACGACCCGACCAACGACTGCGTGGACGACTGCGCGGGCGTCCTCGACGGCGACGCGGCGGTCGACGACTGCGGGCGTTGCGCGGGTGGGAGCACGGGCCTCACCGCGTGCGTGGTGTCGGACTTCGATCCGGTCGCCGACGCCACCATCCGGGCCGACATGCCCGGCGCCAACTTCGGGAGCGAGGCGGAGCTCCTCGTGGAAGGAGACCAGGTCTGGACGCTCCTCCGATTCGACCTGACCGCGCTCGTGGAGGACTCGGTGATCGACTCCGCGACGCTTCACGTCCACGGATTCGCCGGCGACGTCGGCGGGGGCGCGGGCGAGGTGCGGGTGTTCGCGGCGAACGAGTCGGACGGCGGCACGGTGGACGAGTGGCAGGAAGACACCGTGGCGTGGATGGGTCGGCCGGGGCGCGGCCGGGAGCTGGGCCGCTTCACGTACGACGGCACCGCGCCCGCCGACATCGAGCTCGCGGGCGACGGCCTGACGGCCGAGATCCAGCGCGAGGTGTTCACCGACAACCGCCTGCTCACCCTCATCTTCGTGTCGGACATGTCCTCCTCCCGCTACCGGGCCCGCGAGCACGACGCGGCGGAGGAGCGCCCGCGGCTCGTCGTGGGCGCCCACCGTGGGACGGTGGTCGAGCTCGAGGCCGGCGCCGACACCCACGTCGACGAGACGATGCCGGACGCCGTCTACGGGAGCAGCGAGGCCCTGAGGGTGTTCCCGGATTCCTTGGGACCCGCCGAGCGTCGTGTCTTCCTGCGCTTCGACCTCTCGGGCCTCGACACCTCGGCCGCGGTCGCCCAGGCCGAGCTCCAGCTGATGGCCTTCGAGGGCTACGCGTTCGGAGGCGACGGCAGGGTCTACACCCACTTCGTGCCGGACGACGCGTGGGACGAGGCGACGGTGTCCTGGAGCACCCAGCCCGAGATCGACGGCGAGAACCTGGGGTGGTGGTGGATCTGGTACGACGGCACTCCTCGCGACGCCGCGGTGAGCAACGGCGCTCCGGCGCTCACCCAGCGAGTGCAGGCGGAGCTCAGCGGTGACGCCGCGATCAGCCTCCGCCTCCATTCGCCGGGATATCGCACCGAGTACCGCGCGCGCGAGTTCGCGGACGCGGCGGTCCGGCCGCGGCTCAGGGTCTTGCTCGACCTGCCGCCCGGCTGA
- the rfbD gene encoding dTDP-4-dehydrorhamnose reductase, whose protein sequence is MSERPIVVLGADGMLGTAWMKLLEERGIPARPATEPALDITDPASIARFVDTETRAVVNCAAYTNVDGAEEHEALATKVNGDAVALLVARCDELGIPLVHYSTDYVFDGHGDAPYPVDHPTDPVNAYGRSKRVGEAHVAASDGPHLVIRTSWLYAPWGKNFVKTIARYAKERDSLKVVNDQRGRPTSAEHLARTSLALLEGGHRGFFHGTDGGECTWYDFAKAIAEHADPSCVVSPCTSEEYPLPAKRPAYSVLDISKTEAAVGPLVPWTDALASVLPRLS, encoded by the coding sequence ATGAGCGAGCGCCCCATCGTGGTCCTCGGCGCCGACGGAATGCTCGGCACCGCGTGGATGAAGCTGCTCGAGGAGCGCGGCATCCCCGCCCGCCCCGCGACCGAGCCCGCGCTCGACATCACCGACCCCGCGTCGATCGCGCGCTTCGTCGACACAGAGACGCGCGCGGTGGTCAACTGCGCCGCGTACACCAACGTGGACGGAGCGGAGGAGCACGAGGCGCTCGCGACCAAGGTCAACGGCGACGCGGTCGCGCTGCTCGTCGCGCGCTGCGACGAGCTGGGCATCCCCCTCGTGCACTACTCGACCGACTACGTCTTCGACGGCCACGGCGACGCGCCCTACCCCGTCGATCATCCGACCGATCCCGTCAACGCCTACGGCCGCAGCAAGCGCGTCGGGGAGGCGCACGTGGCGGCGTCGGACGGCCCGCACCTCGTGATCCGCACCAGCTGGCTCTACGCGCCCTGGGGCAAGAACTTCGTCAAGACCATCGCGCGCTACGCGAAGGAGCGCGACAGCCTGAAGGTGGTGAACGACCAGCGGGGCCGCCCGACCAGCGCCGAGCACCTCGCGCGCACCTCGCTCGCGCTGCTCGAGGGCGGACACCGTGGGTTCTTCCACGGCACCGACGGCGGCGAGTGCACCTGGTACGACTTCGCCAAGGCGATCGCCGAGCACGCCGACCCGAGCTGCGTGGTGAGCCCGTGCACGAGCGAGGAGTACCCGCTGCCAGCGAAGCGCCCCGCCTACAGCGTGCTCGACATCTCGAAGACCGAGGCCGCGGTGGGCCCGCTCGTCCCCTGGACCGACGCGCTCGCGTCCGTCTTGCCGCGCCTCTCCTGA
- the rfbC gene encoding dTDP-4-dehydrorhamnose 3,5-epimerase has translation MEVFESDIPGVLRIQPKVFGDARGFFVETFQAERYKELGVPGPFVQDNMSRSAPGILRGLHLQHPRGQGKLVSVLEGRVLDVAVDVRVGSPTFGQHVSEVLDAERKNQLWIPPGFAHGFCVLGDAPATFAYKCTELYAPENELSVLWNDPDLGIDWPLDAPKLSDKDAAAARLKDIPKDRLPSWESA, from the coding sequence ATGGAAGTCTTCGAGAGCGACATCCCGGGCGTGCTCCGCATCCAGCCGAAGGTCTTCGGCGACGCGCGCGGCTTCTTCGTCGAGACGTTCCAGGCGGAGCGCTACAAGGAGCTCGGCGTCCCGGGGCCCTTCGTGCAGGACAACATGTCTCGCTCCGCGCCCGGGATCCTGCGCGGTCTGCACCTGCAGCACCCGCGCGGCCAGGGCAAGCTCGTGTCCGTGCTCGAGGGCCGCGTGCTCGACGTGGCGGTCGACGTGCGCGTCGGCTCGCCCACCTTCGGCCAGCACGTGAGCGAGGTGCTCGACGCCGAGCGGAAGAACCAGCTCTGGATCCCGCCGGGCTTCGCGCACGGCTTCTGCGTGCTCGGCGATGCGCCCGCGACCTTCGCCTACAAGTGCACGGAGCTCTACGCGCCCGAGAACGAGCTGAGCGTGCTCTGGAACGATCCGGACCTCGGGATCGACTGGCCGCTCGACGCGCCGAAGCTCTCGGACAAGGACGCAGCCGCGGCGCGCTTGAAGGACATCCCGAAGGACCGGCTGCCGAGCTGGGAGAGCGCATGA